A region of the Gopherus flavomarginatus isolate rGopFla2 chromosome 3, rGopFla2.mat.asm, whole genome shotgun sequence genome:
AATAAGGAAACACAGATTCGTCAGTCatttagatcagtggctctcaacgtttccagactactgtatccctttcaggagtctgatttatcttgtgcacccccaagtttcacctcacttaaaaacgacttgcttacaaaatcagacaaacatAAACACTGAAGCTAATGTCCTTGCCAGCTCACTGCTAGAGAAACAGTCACCACACACGGTCCAACCAGCATCTATGAAACCTGGCAAACTTGTGCTAGCATTGGGGTGTTTAAGGCATTGCTGGTCCCAGgctcacagcagtgttgtgaAAGATGCAGTCTTGACCAGCTAAGCTGGGCACTTATTAAACATaaggtgaaagaaagaaagaaagaaaaagaagagataaggtggggaaggaaaatgACACATGGGCATGACAGCATGATCCCATGGCTCACATTTCAGGTGTTGTTTGGGATTTAGCCAAAGCCAGTGGAGGTGGCGCTGTCATTGGTTCTCCTTCTCTGACCCAGACTGTTCAGGATGCCTTTCAGGATCAGGACGATAAAGAACCAGTGGTATCATGGTAGATTTTAGAGACCCTGGGGAagtgggggtggcagccatgatgataACACTCGTTCTTCCAGTCCACCCTTCTCTACCCCAATGATTCCCCGCAAAGTCTCATAAGGACGCCAAAGAAGAGTGTGATTGATGGAATAGCCCATACCcttattattttgttttccaCTTAGATCTAACTTCTGACACCCTAATTTTGGTCCATTGATTTCTGATTCCATGCTCCTTTGTTCACTACttatgatcttaacacagtcgtTGGGTGGCATCCGTAGATCTTTTTGTTTGGATAAATTCAGTCTGTCTAACTTTTTGCTGACTTTTATAAGCAATTTTTTGTAATGGGCTGAGTTGAACTTTTGTTACCTTGGGCAACTTAGAGTGCAGGCCTCTGCACaacagctctgtctcctgcataCAAGTTTTACTCACAAGGGTAATATGTCCATTTTCCATGCAGCGTAGCTGTGTGGCGGAGGTCATGGCCACACAGGAAAGCAGAAGCGGCTGTGGAAATCCCTGTCAGGCTCTGTAGTTTCAGTTGTGAAGAGTGGAACATTGCTAGGTCCATAAGGAAACTGGGATTTTCCCACAGAGACTCAAGGGATTGCTGAGACAAGTCTGTGGCTCCTTGATTCTGGAGGGCAGCAGGCACTAGGGTCATGTCTGACCATAAAGGGTACAGGTCGCACAGCTGTATCTTGCAGCTGATTATGTCCTATAAACAAATGACTGGGGAATTTCCTCATATACAGCTAGATTGTTCTTTTGGCGCAGGTTTCTAATCTAGAGCTCATAATTACAATGCTAGTTTTGTATAAGCAAGTATGTACTGTAGctcagggatctgcaacctttggcacatggcccatcagagtaatctgctggcggcctgcgggacattttgtttatgttgaccgtcCGCAAGCacagcctcctgcagctcccagtggccgcagttcaccgttcccggccactgggagctgtggggtgtgtgtgaagggggaGCGTGTCCGCAGACAGATGACGTAAAAATAAAGGCTCCCGTGGCCTGtgagtggattaccctgatgagccgcgtgccaaggctgccaacccctgctatagtTAGTGTTTCTTTATCTTTTTAGCTTCCTGCTCTGCTCTATAATACACTCTTGCAGGCACCGTTTGTCATTTTGAAACCTGGAAGAGGAAGGGAGAATCTGTGCAGCAAAACAGGACATCCAAATGTATTAAATTAGCTAATTACAGTAGAGACATTGTTTGCCATTTGGCTGCCCTTCTGATGACTACAGTTTCTGCACAGTGGTAAAATGCCAGAGAATGCCTTTGGAGCACCAATTGTCCACTGGAATGTGGAGTAATAATAAAATCAGACTATTCTAGATAAAAGTGGATGCACCTTGTTATTTACACAGGTTATTAATGGAACCACGTTGTTACCTGATGTACTGAGAAAGTCATTATTCAGAATGTAAATATGCAGATTTCTTAACCTCAGTGCAGTTGTTAATCTATAGCAGCTGACCAGAAAACAGACCTCACTCACTTCCACGATACTGCTTCCACCTCTGGGACTGTCTCTGCCACCAGAGCTGTGTTCTCTTCCAGACAGAAGGGCAGACCCTTAGCAGCTATAGATTGTCCTTGCTCCATTGACAACAATAAATCTCCAACAATTTACAGCAGTTGAGGATCTACTCCAGACTACCTTACAGACCTGTGCAGTTCAAAATTCAtggattattagggttggaagggacctcaagagatcatctagtccaactccctactcaaagcaggaccaatccccaaatggccccctcaaggattgaactcacaactctaggtttagcagagcaatgctcaaaccactgagccatccctcccccctTTATGCTAAATTGATGGGCCATAAAAGGCCCTTCCATGTGTTTTTGCCGAGCAGTTCATGAGTTCTAAGTCTATGCTCATGAAGAAGATGCTAAATGGAGATAGTGAATTTACCTTGGACAGATTGCAACAACCTCATTGAGGGATGGATTATGGCTAAATGATGCCTAGTTCCACCTACAAACTTTGACACATCTTTGCCAGACTCTCCCTTACAGTCCGGTCGCCTAACACCGGAGCAGTTATTAGTCATTCAGAGCAGGTGGATGACATGAGCTTCAAAAGGCAAGCTTGCATCAGGAGTGAAGGGGACATCTTCTAAGAACAGCCCTGTGAcctgttattttattttaatactgaTCTAAGAAACATATTTTTGAAGGAATGAATATTGAAATATTTACAGTGCTGCAAGACCCATTTCAGAACACGAGTCATGTTTTTGTATCACGTGGGCCTGAGTTATTAAGTTCCCAGGTGGCATACTGTAGAAATGCTTCACTCTCACCAATCAGTGTTTGAACAAACACCCTTGTGATGCAgctatggacctgatccaaaggcaGTGGAAAGGCTCACAGCGACTTCAGTGGGATATTGATCATGGCCTAATTAAGTACTCTTATTTCACAGATGGTGAGATTCAAAAAAGGATGTGAAGGCCTAATTActcagcacctgcagctcccactgacttcaaatggaagctttgggtactcagcacctctggaaaaaaccaaaacaacccacaTGCCTTAAGCAACTTTCCAAGGCACATTTTGAAAGGTGATCTGGAATAAACATGTCATGGAAGTAAAGAAGATAACTCTGACATACTtacgggccaaattctgcccttagatTAATGGGTGTAGTTTCCATTAACTTCCTGGGCACATATCTGAAGACAGATTTTGGCCTTTCAAATCCCTTTAACCATAATACTGCTGTATTAGCTGTACATTCACCTAGGAATCACCATTAACTTTATTCACATTCTGTGCTTCTTCCATCAAGCGACggtaatatttcttttaaaagcagACAGCTCAAAAAAGCTTAGGTGGGCATTTTCCATTCCATGCTCCCCAGTCTCTGCAAGAAGCTACTTGATTTTACATGTTCTGTGATTTTTAGCAGCATTAACTGAAACTACTGGGGTGACCCAAAGTTTTGTCTGAACTAGTTTTAACAAAAGGCAAAGAGTATGAGATTGTGCTGCAATTGAAATCCAAAAAAACCAGAACATTCTAGGCAattataaataaaacacatttcagTTTGCCTTTTTTCTACCCACAAAAAGAGAAGCCCACCCACTCACCCACTTACGCAAAGAAGTCTTGTTCAAAGACCCTTTTCACTTCTGAATAAGAATTGTTTTGTGGGAAGTAGAAATGAACTAGTGCCAAGAGGATGAAGGCAGGGGATTTCtgcagggggaaagagagagaagcagagtgcAAGTGAACCATTGTCTACATTACCACTTACTTcagcataatttatgtcactcaggtgtGTGAATAATCCATCCcccttgagtgacataagttacattgacCTAAGCATTGGTGTGGACAGccctttgttggcaggagagcttctcccgccaatGTAGTTaccacctctcacagaggtggagttatgatgctgacgggagagctctctcccattggtatagagcaggggtaggcaacctatggcatgggtgctgaaggcagcacgcgaggtgattttcagtggcactcacactgcctaagtcctggccaccggtccagggggctctgcattttaatttaattttaaatgaagcttcttaaacattttaaaatccttatttactttacatacaacaatagtttagttatatattatagacttatagaaagagaccttctaaaaatgttaaaatgtatgactggcacattacaccttaaattagagtgaataaatgaagactcggcacaccacttctgaaaggttgccgacccctggtatagagcgTCTTTACCAGACATGCCACAGACAAGgccccagtgtagactagcccagaGTTTGAAGCCGAAACTCAGAGGTTCAAGCACGTGCCAAGAGAACTAGGCAGCAGATGCAAAAGCACATTCAGGATTAAAATCTAGACTAGAAGTTAAAGGTTCTTAAGATTTTGTTCAGCAGAAGCTGAAGAATGACAACTCAGTAATAAAGGGTAACTTTGTTTCTCACTAAAGTCAGAGAAAGGCATCTCCGTACTTTAAGAGAAGTATTTAGAACATTTAAGGGTACTTCTGTTCCTGCAGACTCAAGGACCAAATCCGGAGGGGGAAAGCCAAGTTTTGAGAACCCAAATCAGTAGAAGATGAACCAAATTGTGCAAGTTACTGGTGGCCCCCCTTAACagcttacaagcagccagtagggGGAAGCAGAAACATCATGGACACATTACCCTGAAATTTTGAACTATCTTTTCTGCTTCTGCCTTAAAGCAGAGaaaacttgcttcaaaccagtttttcctAACCAGATAACAGAACTGTGGTGTTTGACAcctaccaatcaagtgttaacacacaagggtctttgtctgaaagtGTATAAAAAGTTTGTAAAATTTGTATGAGGCagagttttttgtaccaaggtacaagtctctcctttcttctgcagaataaagcattgtTTCCTTacccctgtcaggctgttattggctctcagctaggcagacccgatatttcggtaagaAAATCAAGCCAGACTTAAATGGAAGCTTGTATGTCCAACCAGGTGTCTTACCTTGTACCTGGGCCTAGAGACTTAATATTAAAAGCCTAGGTGGAGTAATAGCTAGGACTTTCTATCATAATATCCAGCTAAGAagcctttaaaatgaaaaaactAATCTGAAAGCTCCCGTAGCctaaaagagaaaagaagaacAAACCATTCAGTAACTTAAAAGTTTAACATCTTACTTAAATACGGCATTGAAACGTTTGTCTAGGTTTTGTGTCTGCAACTGACAATGAACACTGCTAACTAAATGGAAAAAGTGACCTGTCATCTGCCTTTCACTACAACATAATATGAACCACAGAATTGCAGAGTGTTCTATTGCGAGCTGTTTTTAACAGCTAGCAAAAGAAGTATAATTTAGTTTATTACATGGGGGAAAACCTGAATCCTCGGTCTTAGGCTTTACTGAATGTTAATTCGTTTGGGCTTTGTCCAGTAGGAAGAAATCTGCCTTTTGATAACACTAGTCACAATTTTAATACTTTGTTTAATGTGGGTTCCAAGTGACTAATAGTCCCATAAAAGGAAACATAGGGCACTGGGCAATTCCCGCTGGCTAACAGTATTCTAACTGGTTttagaggagtagccgtgttagtctgtatcagcaaaaacaaccagtagttcttgtggcaccttagagactaacacatatatttgggcatcagctttcatgggctagaacccactttatcagatgtaACTCTGGCAGTAGCCACATCCAGCTATCCTCTGCCATGAGGGGTTCCAGCGATCAATGGAAGTGGTGGTGATATGAAGGTAAATGGAAAGAGAATAGGAGATGTGAGGGAGTCACATATACACAAAAATCCTCCCtgtctcctaacacaagaacaagggttCAGTTGAAGTTAAAAGGTAGGAAATTAAAAGTCAAGAAGAGGAAATACTTCAGTAATTAGACTATGAAATtcactgaggccaagaacttaacAAGGTTCAGAAAGGGATTGGCCATTTATATCgatatcaagaatatccagagtcaTAATCAATGCCAACAAAAATGTTGCTGAAGCAATATTAAACTTGGGTTTGAGGGTTTAAGCCCTTCTCCAAATATTAGATCCCAGGATGAGACCTACtagggggtgtatgtgtgtgtggggagaagattTTTCACGTCTGCCTACTggggggttcttacaccttcttgtcctctgaagcatctggagcCAGCCACTGTCAAAGACaagatactggcctagatggacgatgggtctgacccagtcttgCAATTCTTATGATCGTCTGCACCCATTTAGCCCCAGCGATGATATACTTTAATTTCTAACGCTGAGGAGCAATTCTTACCACATATCAAATGGTAAATCTGGGGGCAGGGTGGCAGGGGTGGAAAGAGTTTTTTGGATGGAAACTAGCATGCCTAAAATCAGCCGGCACCTAGAGCCAGGGCCTGCCAATATAAAACTAACTAAATAATAAAATCATAAAGGATCAGGTCCTTGGATTGAGAGGAATAGGTAAGGATTTTTTCTAACCGGGAAAATGAAACTTGCTTATCTATGGGGAAGGAAACCCAGCTCTTCAAAGATAGATTGGGGTTTTCTGATGTGGGAATTCCCACCTACACACTTCCAGACTAAGTGAAAATGCCCTACAAATAGCAGTCCAGAAGCTCCCTCTGAACCCCACACCACATCTACTTGCCTCCTACTGAGCAGCAAGTGGaagaggagcagctgcagctacACAGAGCTGAACATGAAGTTTCTTCTTCGTCTCTCACTCCTGCTTCTTCTGGCTGCAGTTCTGGCGCAAGGTACAGTAGCACTTTCCGTGGCACAGCCTGAGGTTTATATTTTTCCTGCAAACTTTCATTGCTCTTCACTCCTCTTTCCTGTAATGTGTCTCAAAACGACCACTGGTCTCAAACCTGGGTTAAACGCTTTGCAGTCTCTTACAAGTGTTATGTGAGAGAACAAACCTGATAAGAGCTGCACAGACACAATATCAGGAAATACTTAACACAGTAAATAAGAGGCAGCTGTTGGCTTTGTGTAACTGACAATGTGCAAAGCAAGCTACAAGCAGGAAAATTCACTCATTTTGTACAATCTTATTTTGtggtttctcccctccccttctggaAAGTGGTCTCTCCCAGCAGAAAAAATCTGATTTGTCAAGCAAAGTATAAATTAATACTCATTTTATGGTAAAATAGATGCTTTTCATTACAGAGATATAATTTTATGATATATGATCATAGAAGGGGAAAGTATAGGATTAAGGCCAGCAGCTCCATGCAGGTGCTGTTGTGCAAATGTCTCCCACACGGGCATGATCATGCCCAACTTTTATTCATTTACTGAGGCAGTGATTGAAATGTTATTTGGAGCCACCTCTGCTGGAAATGAAAGGGTTAAATAGTGCTTAACAACTGATTCTGGCCCAGcttctcaaaaggtatttaggttcctaattgccactgatttcaattattCGATTTCCTGAATACATTTGAAGAactgtctctctctgctctgaGTGTCAGAATACAATTCAGACATAGGCAatagcccctccctcccccccccaatctcTTATTTTATTTCATCTCTCACATCTGCTAAACCTACACTGATTttggtggagttacaccagcataagagAAAGGAGAATTTGACCTAGTAGTTTTATCATAATAAACAACGTTGTGTTCAATGTATTTATATATCTGTATTCTTTATGTCATCGTAGGAATGCCAACATCCAGCAGAGGACGCTGTCTTTGTATAACAGCTGGTGCACCTTCAATCCACCCAAAACATATTGCAAAGGTTGAAATATATGGGCAAAGCAGCAGTTGTCAGAAAATCGAAGTGATGTAAGTGCATAATTAATACCGTGCAGCGCATGTTATTTTAGTATTTATTCAGTCACTTCCCATTTCATGCTAAGTCATTTTTAATCCTGACAGTGTCACACTGAAAGAGAGCAAGCAAAGAAAATGTCTGAACAGCAAATCCAAGCAAGCATCACGCCTGATACAGGTAAGCCATAAGTATGCCGCCTCTGTCCTGGTTTTTCCTAGAATGCTCCACTTTCAGCTTTTTTGATGTAAGTTGCAGGGAATTCAACTTTGGGATTTGAGGGAAACTTTTCCTTTAGTCTGCTAGACAAATCTCAGCGCTTGTTATCAGACTATTACATATCTTTAACAGCTGAGTTTCCTGGATCTCAAAATCCTGGGATTGACAGCACTGACATTTTGGTATTGGGAGATACTGTTGGATGAGACCATCCCCTTTTAGCACAGTGTACAGGAGTCCTGAAAACACTGGGTTTAAACCCCTTttcttaaatcactgaatcaTCATTTTGTGGCTTTGTACTGAGTCTTTAAGTCAAATAAATCAAGATGCTCATTCTGGACAAGATCTTATGAACTCAACTTTAAAAAGGCCTAACTTGCATGCATTTCATTTACATATTAGATGCAATGAGGAAGCTGATTCTCTGTATGAAGTATTATCCTTGACATGAGAGGCAGCAAGATAAGGGCCTGGATTTTAATGTCACCCCTTAGCAGAGACCTATAATGTTGATGTAGAACAAGTGCACAATATAACCCTTTGCAAAATACACTGTAATTATTTCCATTATGCACAGAAGTatagaaggagaaaaaaatggatGGATAAGTAGTAGTAGGAATACTCTAGTAGGAAACTAATCCTTCGTGATATGGTGAAGCCCAAACACAGCAATACAGCATGGGGCAGTGGAATAAGCTTGTTTATATAATAATTGCATGCTCTAAGCTAGAGCACCTGCAGAAACACAATGATGGCCCTTTCCAAAGGGCACCTGAGAAAGCAGGACAGCTGTTCAGAAACAAACTCCAGTGCACCTGACCGTAAACTCCAATAGGAAGTTGACCTGATCACCTAGAATTGTTAAATGAATAGATGGACACTGCATAGCTCAACTAAAATTGTCCTTTATAGGACAGCCAGGCCTTTGGAAACAAATGGCTAACACAGTAACCATGTATACCAGACTCCTGTAATGGAGTCCGAATAGGAGATATGAGGCTTTCAGTCCTGGGCACTTGAAAGTTTTCTGACTGGGAAGGGAAATCTGATCATGACTGTGGCCCACgtgcagttgtgtgtgtttctggtTTGGCATTGCCTGTCTGCTGTTTGCTCTTGCAAGCATTTGTGGGTTTTGTGGTGCACTCTGCTTCCCGTTCACTGAAGCAAAGTTTTCACGTGAAACAGTGTCCTCTGTTAGTTACAATGGGGTCCTGAGAGTCAAGACTGcttggttctattcccagtgccGGTACCTAGTCACTGTAAACCATATTCTGACACATTTACACCCAGCAAGTATTACTCTAATCCAGAAGTAGTTCTGTTAACTTCAACAGACTATTCATGGAATAAGGGGCTAGTCAGCAtaagtaagggtatcagaatctggtcctgtgTGGCATAGCGTAAGGTGCtcaacctctgtgcctcagtttccccacctgtaaagtgGAGGCATTGATATTTTCCCACCTTTGTAATGCACTTTGCTATCATGGAGATGCAATAATGGAGCATGCTTCCACTGTCCTTGAAGGAGGCCAGACCAGAAAACTGATAgtatttttcccccttccagaaATTCTTGAAGAGAAGTAACTAATAGCAGCGACCCGAAAGGAAGACTGTGCAAAACTACTAGTGGACATAACTGCTCACGCCATTTACCTGCTCACAACGAGGCGAGCACCCGGCCAGCCTGACTCGTCCCTGGAGTGCTTCTAGCCATGCAAGTACATCACAATGTGTGATCAGCCCCACAGCAGATAAAATATTTGCAACTATTTTCCTGTGCGTCAACATCTGTCGTCATTCTTCACACTGGTTATTTCATCTGCTATTGTTTAGCCTTGTCAGGACTTTTGTCATCAGGGACTTGACCTTAGCTAGAGCAGATTTGCTAAAACATTACAAAAAGTAGATCCTCTCTGATATGCTTAACTATGCATTTACCTTAGAGACACTGTAGAACTCTATCCCAAAGAAACCCAGTTGAGTCTTCTGGGTTAATCATTCATATTCTATGAATATTCAGGGAGAgcattctctttttaaaaaaaatatgccaGGGAAACCCCTGTTTAGATAAAAATATGCTTAATGCAAACTAACAAAAGCCAGCAACATCAAGGTCAGAGTTTTAACCCTATCTTTAACTCAAAGTACTGGTTTATGAGTTTCATAAGAGAGTTTAAGAGGAATTGTCACCCTCTGTTTTGGATTTTTATGTTCCATTGGTTTGTATCATACTGGCTGTAACATTGAGACATAATTTGTCATGAATAGTAAATATAGATGTACAAACATTTCAAAAGACATACTTTGAAATACATAAAGGtacattttgttttttctctgagactgtagatttgtttttttaaacattgaaCTAATATCTTGAATTTGTACAagtgttttgtaaataaataGATTTGTTGGATACAagcattgcttttttttt
Encoded here:
- the LOC127046233 gene encoding C-X-C motif chemokine 11-like, which produces MKFLLRLSLLLLLAAVLAQGMPTSSRGRCLCITAGAPSIHPKHIAKVEIYGQSSSCQKIEVIVTLKESKQRKCLNSKSKQASRLIQKFLKRSN